A window from Rhinolophus sinicus isolate RSC01 linkage group LG01, ASM3656204v1, whole genome shotgun sequence encodes these proteins:
- the CFAP298 gene encoding cilia- and flagella-associated protein 298 codes for MVLLHVKRGDESQFLMQAPGNTELEELTVQVTRVYNARLKVQRVCSEMEELAEHGIFLPPNMQGLTDDQIEELKLRDEWGEKCVPSGGSLFKKDDIGRRNGQAPNEKMKQVLKKTVEEAKAIISKKQVEANVCVTMEMVKDALDQLRGAVMIVYPMGLPPYDPIRMEFENKEDLSGTQAELNVIEESQAQLWWAAKELRRAKKLSDYVGKNEKTKIIVKIQQRGQGAPAREPIISSEEQKQLMLYYHRRQEELKKLEENDDDSCLNSPWADNTALKRHFHGVKDIKWRPR; via the exons ATGGTTCTGCTGCACGTGAAACGGGGAGACGAGAGCCAGTTCTTGATGCAGGCGCCGGGGAACACGGAGCTGGAGGAGCTCACGGTGCAGGTGACCCGGGTCTACAACGCGCGACTCAAGGTGCAGCGCGTCTGCTCAG aaatggaagaactgGCAGAACATGGCATATTTCTCCCTCCTAATATGCAAGGACTGACTGATGACCAGATTGAAGAATTGAAATTAAGGGATGAATGGGGTGAAAAGTGCGTGCCCAGTGGAGGTTCACTATTTAAAAAGGATGATATTGGACGAAGGAATGGGCAAG ctccaaatgaaaaaatgaagcaAGTTTTAAAGAAGACTGTAGAAGAAGCCAAAGCAATAATATCTAAG AAACAAGTGGAAGCCAATGTCTGTGTTACCATGGAGATGGTGAAAGATGCTCTGGACCAGCTTCGAGGAGCGGTGATGATTGTTTATCCCATGGGCTTGCCGCCGTACGACCCCATCCGGatggaatttgaaaataaagaggaCTTGTCGGGTACTCAG GCGGAACTCAATGTCATTGAAGAGTCACAGGCACAACTGTGGTGGGCAGCCAAGGAGTTACGAAGAGCAAAGAAGCTTTCGGACTATGtgggcaaaaatgaaaaaaccaaaATCATCGTCAAGATTCAGCAA AGGGGACAAGGGGCTCCAGCCCGAGAACCTATTATCAGCAGTGAGGAGCAGAAGCAGCTGATGCTGTATTATCACAGAAGACAAGAGGAACTCAAG aaactggaagaaaatgatGACGACTCCTGTTTAAATTCTCCATGGGCAGATAACACTgctttgaaaagacattttcatgGAGTAAAAGACATAAAGTGGAGACCAAGATGA